The Dissulfuribacter thermophilus genomic sequence GATGCATAGGCAATTCCGTAATGAACCATATAATCCTCTGGCTCAGCCCTAAGAGCACTCTTTAGCACTCCTATTGCCTCCATGTGTCTTCCTGCGTTTACAAGGGCAAACGACAGGGACTTTCTTATGGCTATGTCCAGACCAGATTCCACAATGGCCGGATACTTTTCTTCTAGGGGATGGCACAAAGCCACTATTGCATCCCAACGACACTCACGTTCGAGTTCCTTTATTTCAGAAAGCAACCTGTTGGCCTGAGGCGCTATTTCATGCTCTACGTCGAGGCCAAGTACGTCCCCTTCATCCAGAGAATATTGGGCACTAGAAACATCCTTTTCATTGTGATCCTTATCTTCTGGAACAGAATCTGGGGGTAAAACCGTCTCGGAGCGAAAGGCTGGGCCAGTACCGGATTCCCCTGTTTCCACCATTTGTGCGGTATTTTTTTCTGGAGCGTGCATGACTCCCTCCCATACCCGTTGAGGAAGAAGAACTTAAACTGTGTCTTAGTATGGGAGGTAACAGAATCAGCGAAATTTTGAAGAAGCTGAAACATTTCGGCCTAAATCAGAACATTTTATCCCCTTTAGGGGGTGCAGGATTTAGGTTGGAATTGGCCTCTCTCAATCCCCTCGAACGGGTCCAGTCATGGAAATCTAAATATACCCTTTGAGGTTGGGAAGGGATATTTCGCCTTTCCTCTTTATCCTCACTAATTGGATAAAACCCATGCCTACCTCACATATAGAAGCCGTCTCGACACTGTGTCGGGGTAAGTTCAGCCCATGTGTGTCCCACTATCCCGCCCTCAGCCTACATATCCAAAAGGCATCTAATGTGGTGACCCCCTTTCCGAAAGCTAGTGTAGTTGCAATTATATTATGGCTGAGTTATTTCTCTATAAGAGGCTCTTTATAAGAACTCGTCATTATGGACTTCATCAGAATAATTTCCATCATTATCCGCCTTATGGCAATGGGCTCATCAATCATCATCCTCCGCCGTCTGAGGGATTGGCGCATGGGATTTCTGACCTTTTTATTGGGACTGATGACCCTTCGCCAGGTCATTACCCTACTGCAGGAAAGGTCTTCATGGACCATTTCCATTTCAGAGGGCAGTCTGGAACACCTTCCAGCCTTGTTGGTCAGTATCACTGCCTTTCTAGCCGTCTTCTTCCTGAAACAATTCCTCATCGAGCAAAGACAGAGAGAGGAGCTAATCCGGGAAAAGGAGACAATGATTCGTTCTCTTATTGACCATGCCCCCTGCAGCATCTGGGTTGCCAATCCCACAGGAACGGTGGAATACGCCAATAAAGAGGCGTTGAAACTTTTTGGCGTAACATCCATCGATCAAATAGCCAGGCAAGGCAATATTTTTGATAACTCATTTAAAGCAAAGATGCCGTGCCTCGATGATGTCGAATACGCCTATTCAGGCGATATCATTCGCTGTCTCGGCACTGTGAAACTAATACCGGCTAAAAACAGAGAATCCGAGGAAATTGTCCACCTTGAGACCACCATCTTCTCGGTTCCGCCAGGCGGTGGCCCCACAGCGGACATTGTGGTGATCCAGAAAGATATCACCAAGTTAGTAAACCATATACAACGTATTAAGCAGCTTGAGAGTATCCTGAGAGTCATATCTAACATCAACCAGCTTATAGTCAGGAATCCGGATCGTGACAGGCTATTGGAGGAGACCTGCAGGACCATAGGCGAG encodes the following:
- a CDS encoding PAS domain-containing protein, whose translation is MIRSLIDHAPCSIWVANPTGTVEYANKEALKLFGVTSIDQIARQGNIFDNSFKAKMPCLDDVEYAYSGDIIRCLGTVKLIPAKNRESEEIVHLETTIFSVPPGGGPTADIVVIQKDITKLVNHIQRIKQLESILRVISNINQLIVRNPDRDRLLEETCRTIGEIWNDGLVWIDLLHEEGGPRLIMAQAGSQKMDTNLLKTLTNELKTAGGPIDTALRTGMPTIIRDAPETPFGSRWTETARLGFNTVVAIVISHRQRRFGTINILLKA